One genomic window of Alphaproteobacteria bacterium includes the following:
- a CDS encoding branched-chain amino acid ABC transporter permease: MARDRLLLVAVVTPSGAELTGVRLHMLRRWLGLAPLTAGRGETVERSLGRHLAYGVQQAVNALANGAVYALVAIGFTMIYAVLGKMVLAFGQVMMTGAFGAIVAGGALSAAGVGGNLLLIAVLAGAIAAAVAYSLAAGRVLGGLLRARSNQAALIASIGLAIALQEFVRLVQGAREIWLQPPFPGRLPLFEAGGFDVSVGGATLVVLGVTLTFFGGVGLLMRSRFGRAYRACVDDIAMAALVGVRVPAVTLFVMAVGGCAAGIAGAFTALIYGGVSFYAGAMIGLKALTAAIVGGIGSIGGAAAGGLLIAALETASVAWLSPAYKDIVVFVALVAMLIWRPQGLAGLPRGRGD, from the coding sequence ATGGCGCGCGACCGGCTGCTGCTGGTTGCCGTGGTGACGCCGTCGGGCGCAGAGCTGACCGGCGTGCGGCTGCACATGCTGCGCCGCTGGCTCGGGCTCGCGCCGCTGACCGCCGGCCGCGGCGAGACGGTCGAACGCAGCCTCGGCCGGCACCTGGCCTATGGCGTGCAACAGGCGGTCAACGCGCTGGCCAACGGTGCGGTCTATGCGCTGGTCGCCATCGGCTTCACCATGATCTACGCGGTGCTCGGCAAGATGGTGCTCGCCTTCGGCCAGGTGATGATGACCGGCGCGTTCGGTGCCATCGTGGCCGGCGGCGCGCTTTCGGCGGCCGGTGTCGGCGGCAACCTGCTGCTGATCGCGGTGCTGGCCGGCGCCATCGCCGCCGCGGTCGCATACAGCCTCGCCGCCGGCCGCGTGCTCGGCGGCCTGCTGCGGGCCCGCAGCAACCAGGCCGCGCTGATCGCGTCGATCGGACTGGCCATCGCGCTGCAGGAATTCGTGCGGCTGGTGCAGGGCGCGCGCGAGATCTGGCTGCAGCCGCCGTTTCCCGGCCGCCTGCCGCTGTTCGAGGCCGGCGGCTTCGACGTGTCGGTCGGCGGCGCGACCCTGGTCGTGCTCGGCGTCACCCTGACGTTCTTCGGCGGCGTCGGCCTGCTGATGCGCAGCCGGTTCGGCCGCGCCTATCGCGCCTGCGTCGACGACATCGCGATGGCGGCGCTGGTCGGCGTGCGCGTGCCGGCGGTCACCCTGTTCGTGATGGCGGTCGGCGGCTGCGCGGCCGGCATCGCCGGCGCCTTCACCGCCCTGATCTACGGCGGGGTCAGCTTCTACGCCGGCGCCATGATCGGCCTGAAGGCGCTGACCGCGGCCATCGTCGGCGGCATCGGCTCGATCGGCGGGGCGGCGGCCGGCGGCCTGCTGATCGCCGCGCTGGAGACGGCGAGCGTCGCCTGGCTCAGCCCGGCCTACAAGGACATCGTGGTGTTCGTCGCGCTGGTGGCGATGCTGATCTGGCGGCCGCAGGGGCTGGCCGGACTGCCGCGCGGGCGGGGCGACTGA
- a CDS encoding MFS transporter, translating to MASTLGRPAEPSLRAARLAVTAIFFIHGSLIAGWAPHIAAIKLRLGMSDALLGWVLLCMAGGALLAMQAIGWLIDRFGSRPPLLVSAVAYCALVNVPVNAPSPLLLALGLVAFGAAAGALDVAMNAQGAIVEARRGRPSMSAMHGFFSLGALAGAGLAAAMLRLGMAPWQHALGLSLAGLAGALVAVRFLLPASVDRGGGRPRSRLRVSRSALVLGLLGGIAMMAEGAMVDWSAVYLRDVAQAPADRAGWAFAGFSAAMAAVRLAGDRINARLGAGLLLRLSALVAIAGCAVMALAPGLVTGIAGAILVGIGAANCVPLVCAAAARSGSGGPGAGSSLALVVGLAYCGFLIGPPLVGGLAELFSLQAAIGVVGALLLVVALTPLPDGDRS from the coding sequence GTGGCGTCGACCCTGGGGCGGCCGGCGGAACCGTCGCTGCGTGCGGCGCGGCTTGCCGTGACCGCGATCTTCTTCATCCACGGCTCGCTGATCGCCGGCTGGGCGCCGCATATCGCCGCGATCAAGCTGCGGCTCGGCATGAGCGACGCGCTGCTCGGCTGGGTGCTGCTGTGCATGGCCGGCGGCGCGCTGCTGGCGATGCAGGCGATCGGCTGGCTGATCGACCGGTTCGGCAGCCGGCCGCCGCTGCTGGTGTCGGCGGTCGCCTATTGCGCGCTGGTCAACGTGCCGGTGAACGCGCCTTCGCCGCTGCTGCTGGCGCTGGGCCTGGTCGCCTTCGGGGCCGCCGCCGGCGCGCTGGACGTGGCGATGAACGCCCAGGGCGCGATCGTCGAGGCGCGCCGCGGCCGGCCCAGCATGTCGGCGATGCACGGCTTCTTCAGCCTGGGCGCGCTGGCCGGCGCCGGGCTGGCCGCGGCGATGCTGCGGCTCGGCATGGCGCCCTGGCAGCACGCGCTCGGCCTGTCGCTGGCCGGGCTGGCCGGCGCCCTGGTCGCGGTCCGGTTCCTGCTGCCGGCGTCGGTCGACCGCGGCGGCGGCCGGCCGCGTTCGCGCCTGCGCGTGTCGCGCTCCGCGCTGGTGCTCGGCCTGCTCGGCGGTATCGCGATGATGGCGGAGGGCGCGATGGTCGACTGGAGCGCGGTCTATCTGCGCGACGTGGCGCAGGCGCCGGCCGACCGGGCGGGCTGGGCGTTCGCCGGGTTCAGCGCGGCGATGGCGGCGGTGCGGCTGGCCGGCGACCGCATCAATGCCCGGCTTGGTGCCGGCCTGCTGCTGCGGCTCAGCGCGCTGGTCGCGATCGCCGGCTGCGCCGTGATGGCACTGGCGCCCGGCCTGGTCACCGGCATCGCCGGGGCGATCCTGGTCGGGATCGGCGCGGCCAACTGCGTGCCGCTGGTCTGCGCCGCCGCCGCACGCAGCGGCTCCGGCGGTCCGGGCGCCGGCAGCAGCCTCGCGCTGGTGGTTGGTCTCGCCTATTGCGGCTTCCTGATCGGCCCGCCGCTGGTCGGCGGCCTGGCGGAACTGTTCTCGCTGCAGGCGGCGATCGGCGTGGTCGGCGCGTTGCTGCTGGTGGTGGCGCTGACGCCGCTGCCCGACGGCGACCGCAGCTAG
- a CDS encoding YceI family protein, whose product MTVLYHASRRLRGAAAAILLSVAAGPALAQAGDPVAELPAGTYGLDRAHASLIFRVDHLGFSHFTARFTRFDATLDFDPADPTAMQVSATVDAASIETDYPDPASYDFNADLRGAPWLDAAQHPQMTFVSTAVVPTGALSADVTGDLTLRGVTRPVTLAVTFNGGYAGHPLDPSGSRIGFSARGTLMRADFGMGFGIPEPGTTMGVGNAVEVIVEAEFTRPKDGG is encoded by the coding sequence ATGACTGTGTTGTACCACGCATCGCGCCGGCTGCGCGGCGCGGCCGCGGCGATCCTGCTGTCAGTGGCAGCGGGACCGGCGCTGGCGCAGGCCGGCGACCCGGTGGCCGAGCTGCCGGCGGGGACCTACGGCCTCGACCGCGCCCATGCCAGCCTGATCTTCCGGGTCGACCATCTCGGCTTCTCGCATTTCACCGCCCGCTTCACCCGGTTCGACGCGACGCTGGATTTCGATCCGGCCGACCCGACAGCGATGCAGGTGTCGGCCACGGTCGACGCCGCCTCGATCGAGACCGACTATCCCGACCCGGCCAGCTACGACTTCAACGCCGACCTGCGCGGCGCGCCGTGGCTGGACGCCGCGCAGCACCCGCAGATGACGTTCGTTTCGACCGCGGTGGTTCCGACCGGCGCGCTCAGCGCCGACGTCACCGGCGACCTGACCCTGCGCGGCGTCACCCGGCCGGTGACGCTGGCGGTGACCTTCAACGGCGGCTATGCCGGCCATCCGCTCGACCCGTCCGGCTCGCGCATCGGCTTCTCGGCCCGCGGCACGCTGATGCGCGCCGATTTCGGGATGGGCTTCGGCATTCCCGAGCCGGGCACGACCATGGGAGTCGGCAACGCGGTCGAGGTGATCGTCGAGGCGGAGTTCACCCGGCCGAAGGACGGCGGCTGA
- the dhaK gene encoding dihydroxyacetone kinase subunit DhaK, with amino-acid sequence MKKLINAVDDILTESLNGFAAAHAGIVRVAHDPTYVCRADAPVQGKVALISGGGSGHEPLHGGLVGKGMLDAACPGQVFTSPTPDQMVAAAEAVNGGAGILFVVKNYEGDVMNFDMAAEMVADATGAQVATVLTNDDVAVEDSTYTTGRRGVAGTLVVEKVVGAAAEAGADLAACKALGDRTNKRTGSMGVALTSCTVPAAGTPTFQIGEDEMEMGVGIHGEPGRRRVRLASADAIAEEMVGAILADLKPATGDRALLLVNGFGGSAAMELYLMFDAARRVLDKAGVGIGRALVGNYVTSLEMAGCSITLTLLDDEIARFWDAPVHTAGLRWGC; translated from the coding sequence ATGAAGAAGCTGATCAACGCCGTCGACGACATCCTGACCGAGAGCCTGAACGGCTTCGCCGCCGCCCATGCCGGCATCGTCCGCGTCGCCCACGACCCGACCTATGTCTGCCGCGCCGACGCACCGGTGCAGGGCAAGGTCGCGCTGATCTCCGGCGGCGGCAGCGGGCACGAGCCGCTGCACGGCGGACTGGTCGGCAAGGGCATGCTCGACGCCGCCTGCCCCGGCCAGGTGTTCACCTCGCCGACCCCCGACCAGATGGTCGCCGCCGCCGAGGCGGTGAACGGCGGCGCCGGCATCCTGTTCGTCGTCAAGAACTACGAAGGCGACGTGATGAACTTCGACATGGCGGCGGAAATGGTGGCGGACGCCACCGGCGCCCAGGTCGCCACCGTGCTGACCAACGACGACGTCGCCGTCGAGGACAGCACCTACACCACCGGCCGGCGCGGGGTCGCCGGCACGCTGGTGGTGGAGAAGGTGGTCGGGGCGGCGGCGGAAGCCGGCGCCGACCTCGCCGCCTGCAAGGCGCTCGGCGACAGGACCAACAAGCGCACCGGCTCGATGGGCGTGGCGCTGACCAGTTGCACCGTGCCGGCGGCCGGCACGCCGACCTTCCAGATCGGCGAGGACGAGATGGAGATGGGCGTCGGCATCCACGGCGAGCCGGGCCGTCGTCGCGTCAGGCTGGCCAGCGCCGACGCGATCGCGGAGGAAATGGTCGGCGCCATCCTGGCGGACCTGAAGCCGGCGACCGGCGACCGGGCGCTGCTGCTGGTCAACGGGTTCGGCGGCAGCGCGGCGATGGAGCTGTACCTGATGTTCGATGCCGCCCGCCGGGTGCTGGACAAGGCCGGCGTCGGCATCGGCCGCGCGCTGGTCGGCAACTACGTCACGTCGCTGGAAATGGCCGGCTGCTCGATCACGCTGACCCTGCTCGACGACGAGATCGCGCGCTTCTGGGACGCGCCGGTGCACACCGCCGGCCTGCGCTGGGGCTGCTGA
- a CDS encoding DMT family transporter — MDPWIPITVAAAFMQNLRTALQKHLTGRLTTLGATYARFVMGVPFVAVYLWVVAAQTGQPVPTPDAAFALYAALGGLAQILATFCLLSAFQYRNFAVGTAYSKTETIQTALVAAVVLGEALSLGAVLGILVSLAGVLTISAARSRLSARTLLTGWAEKAALIGLASGGLFGVSAVCYRAAALALDGGDSVIRAATTLACVLVFQTAAMTLWLLLRDRGQLAAVFRHWRWTIVVGLTSMLGSAGWFTAMAMQNAALVRAVGQVELVFTFAASTLIFRERSSAAELAGIALVVGGILLVLLW, encoded by the coding sequence GTGGACCCCTGGATTCCGATCACCGTCGCCGCGGCGTTCATGCAGAACCTGCGCACCGCGCTGCAGAAGCACCTGACCGGGCGGCTGACCACGCTGGGCGCGACCTATGCCCGCTTCGTGATGGGCGTGCCGTTCGTGGCGGTCTATCTGTGGGTCGTGGCGGCGCAGACCGGCCAGCCGGTGCCGACGCCGGACGCGGCGTTCGCGCTCTACGCGGCACTCGGCGGCCTGGCGCAGATCCTCGCCACCTTCTGCCTGCTGAGCGCGTTCCAGTACCGCAACTTCGCGGTCGGCACCGCCTATTCGAAGACGGAGACGATCCAGACCGCGCTGGTGGCGGCGGTGGTGCTGGGCGAGGCGCTGAGCCTCGGCGCCGTCCTCGGCATCCTGGTCAGCCTCGCCGGCGTGCTGACCATCTCCGCCGCCAGGTCGCGGCTGAGCGCGCGCACGCTGCTGACCGGCTGGGCCGAGAAGGCGGCGCTGATCGGGCTGGCGTCCGGCGGGCTGTTCGGCGTCTCGGCGGTCTGCTACCGCGCCGCGGCGCTGGCGCTCGACGGCGGCGACAGCGTGATCCGCGCCGCGACCACGCTGGCCTGCGTGCTGGTGTTCCAGACCGCGGCGATGACGCTGTGGCTGCTGCTGCGCGATCGCGGCCAGCTGGCCGCGGTGTTCCGGCACTGGCGCTGGACCATCGTCGTCGGCCTGACCTCGATGCTCGGATCGGCCGGCTGGTTCACCGCGATGGCGATGCAGAATGCGGCTTTGGTGCGCGCCGTCGGCCAGGTCGAGCTGGTGTTCACCTTCGCCGCGTCGACCCTGATCTTCCGCGAGCGCTCCAGCGCGGCCGAGCTGGCCGGCATCGCGCTGGTGGTCGGCGGCATCCTGCTGGTGCTGCTGTGGTAG
- a CDS encoding sulfite exporter TauE/SafE family protein yields MDDFLHLGPLFDGRLAIVATAVLVAGVVRGFSGFGTAMVLMPIASAAYSPTTALVLLFVTDTVMTVPLVARAAPLCRWRQVLPMVAGAAVTAPLGVYLLTELDPVLVRWMMSLLIFAVVAVLIAGWRYRRAATPPLAFGVGGASGFSAGLTGLSGPPVVLFWLGGQDAQPRQVRADLIVYFGLMSVISAYSYWLNDVFTWVAVQIAVLLLLPYGLGLWLGARGFGRSREAHYRWLAYGLCAGAAALALPVWA; encoded by the coding sequence ATGGACGACTTCCTGCATCTGGGCCCGCTGTTCGACGGCCGCCTCGCCATCGTGGCGACGGCGGTGCTGGTCGCCGGCGTGGTGCGCGGCTTTTCCGGCTTCGGCACCGCGATGGTGCTGATGCCGATCGCCAGCGCCGCCTACAGCCCGACCACCGCGCTGGTGCTGCTGTTCGTCACCGATACCGTGATGACGGTGCCGCTGGTGGCGCGCGCCGCACCGCTGTGCCGCTGGCGGCAGGTGCTGCCGATGGTGGCGGGCGCCGCCGTCACCGCGCCGCTCGGCGTCTATCTGCTGACCGAGCTCGATCCGGTGCTGGTCCGCTGGATGATGAGCCTGCTGATCTTCGCCGTCGTCGCCGTCCTGATCGCCGGCTGGCGCTATCGGCGCGCGGCGACGCCGCCGCTGGCCTTCGGCGTCGGCGGCGCCTCCGGCTTCAGCGCCGGGCTCACCGGGCTGAGCGGCCCGCCGGTGGTGCTGTTCTGGCTGGGCGGCCAGGACGCGCAGCCGCGGCAGGTGCGCGCCGACCTGATCGTCTATTTCGGGCTGATGAGCGTCATCTCGGCCTACAGCTACTGGCTCAACGACGTGTTCACCTGGGTGGCGGTGCAGATCGCCGTCCTGCTGCTGCTGCCCTATGGTCTCGGGCTCTGGCTCGGCGCGCGCGGCTTCGGCCGCAGTCGCGAGGCGCACTATCGCTGGCTGGCCTACGGCCTGTGCGCCGGCGCGGCGGCGCTGGCGCTGCCGGTCTGGGCCTGA
- a CDS encoding protein-methionine-sulfoxide reductase heme-binding subunit MsrQ — MQSLSRHLPWNDRRGGFDPLRLAAFALVAAPGVRIGWGLASEAVAADPVEAALHRAGDWAVYLLVATLAVTPLRRLLAWPPLATVRRMLGVAAFCYAAAHLALYLIDQGGDIALAAGEIVGRFYLTVGFVALLGLGVLAATSFDAAIRRLRRNWKRLHAAVYPLAALTLVHFFLQSRADVGEPVLCAGLFAGLMLHRLPVLRRLPGGSEAAIVVVAVLAALATAAIEYAWYATMTGLPADRVLLANLDLRFRIGPMWTVLAAMAAPLPLRLLLNGLRARRRRLAEPAIGAARRNRA; from the coding sequence TTGCAGAGCCTGAGCCGACACCTGCCGTGGAACGACCGCCGCGGCGGCTTCGACCCGTTGCGCCTGGCCGCCTTTGCGCTGGTCGCCGCACCGGGTGTCCGCATCGGCTGGGGGCTGGCGAGCGAGGCGGTGGCCGCCGACCCGGTCGAGGCCGCGCTGCACCGGGCCGGCGACTGGGCGGTCTACCTGCTGGTCGCCACGCTGGCGGTCACTCCGTTGCGGCGGCTGCTGGCCTGGCCGCCCCTGGCCACCGTCCGCCGGATGCTCGGCGTCGCCGCCTTCTGCTATGCCGCCGCCCATCTGGCGCTCTATCTGATCGACCAGGGCGGCGACATCGCGCTCGCCGCCGGCGAGATCGTCGGCCGCTTCTACCTGACCGTCGGCTTCGTCGCGCTGCTCGGCCTCGGCGTCCTCGCGGCCACATCGTTCGACGCCGCGATCCGCCGGCTGCGCCGCAACTGGAAGCGATTGCATGCCGCCGTCTACCCGCTGGCCGCCCTGACCCTGGTCCATTTCTTCCTGCAATCGCGCGCCGACGTCGGCGAGCCGGTGCTGTGCGCCGGCCTGTTCGCGGGCCTGATGCTGCACCGGCTGCCGGTCCTGCGGCGGCTGCCGGGCGGGAGCGAGGCCGCGATCGTCGTCGTCGCCGTGCTGGCGGCACTGGCGACCGCGGCCATCGAATACGCCTGGTACGCCACCATGACCGGCCTGCCGGCCGACCGCGTGCTGCTGGCGAACCTGGACCTGCGGTTCCGGATCGGCCCGATGTGGACGGTGCTGGCGGCGATGGCGGCGCCGCTGCCGCTGCGCCTGCTCCTCAACGGCCTGCGGGCCCGGCGGCGGCGCCTGGCCGAGCCCGCGATCGGCGCGGCGCGACGAAATAGGGCCTGA
- a CDS encoding LysR substrate-binding domain-containing protein, translating to MSGAPLPSHRSLQVFEAVVRNRSVGRAAAELGITQPAASQQLRQLERLVGRALVRRTAAGIAVDETAELYAARIREALDALARATAAVAARPGRGGATLTVSLLATLAQRWLIPRLAGFQEAHPEIEARLLTTSRPEDVVREDVDLSIRCGRGRWRGMRADFLMANGIGLAASPALVAERPVRSPADLAGHALIRIDAAPRDRDWAAWLDAAGVAGLQPRRWLTFSTSAQAVEAAIAGLGIAISHQPFVADAIAASRLVRPLPLTVPDPDGDFYLVAARDDDSRKVRAFRRWLLAEVGG from the coding sequence ATGAGCGGGGCGCCGCTGCCGTCCCATCGCAGCCTGCAGGTGTTCGAGGCGGTGGTCCGCAACCGCAGCGTCGGCCGGGCGGCCGCCGAGCTCGGCATCACCCAGCCGGCGGCGAGCCAGCAGCTGCGCCAGCTGGAGCGCCTGGTCGGCCGTGCGCTGGTGCGCCGCACGGCAGCCGGCATCGCCGTCGACGAGACCGCCGAGCTCTATGCCGCGCGCATCCGCGAGGCGCTGGACGCGCTGGCGCGCGCCACCGCGGCGGTGGCGGCGCGACCGGGCCGCGGCGGCGCCACGCTGACCGTCAGCCTGCTCGCCACGCTGGCACAGCGTTGGCTGATCCCGCGGCTGGCCGGCTTCCAGGAGGCGCATCCCGAGATCGAGGCGCGGCTGCTGACCACCTCGCGGCCCGAGGACGTGGTGCGCGAGGATGTCGACCTGTCGATCCGCTGCGGCCGCGGCCGCTGGCGCGGCATGCGCGCCGACTTCCTGATGGCGAACGGCATCGGGCTGGCGGCGAGCCCGGCGCTGGTGGCGGAACGGCCGGTCCGCTCGCCGGCCGATCTGGCCGGCCACGCCCTGATCCGCATCGATGCCGCGCCGCGCGACCGCGACTGGGCCGCCTGGCTGGATGCCGCCGGCGTCGCCGGCCTGCAGCCGCGCCGCTGGCTGACGTTCTCCACCTCGGCCCAGGCGGTGGAGGCGGCGATCGCCGGGCTGGGCATCGCCATCAGCCACCAGCCTTTCGTCGCCGACGCCATCGCCGCGTCGCGGTTGGTCCGGCCGCTGCCGCTGACCGTGCCCGACCCCGACGGCGACTTCTACCTGGTCGCGGCGCGCGACGACGACAGCCGCAAGGTCCGCGCCTTCCGCCGCTGGCTGCTGGCCGAGGTCGGCGGCTAG
- a CDS encoding I78 family peptidase inhibitor, producing MDSGHSERPGRRAALRGMAGIGVSAVAASVVGACVGARPSAQAQDPGPLPSGEALNANVMVGKTLRVYHTGDVVTLDFSPDRVNVELGPDDRIVAVTLG from the coding sequence ATGGACAGCGGACACAGCGAACGGCCGGGACGGCGGGCGGCGCTGCGCGGCATGGCGGGCATCGGCGTGTCGGCCGTGGCCGCCTCCGTCGTCGGCGCCTGCGTCGGCGCCCGGCCGTCGGCCCAGGCGCAGGATCCCGGCCCGCTGCCCAGCGGCGAGGCGCTGAATGCCAACGTGATGGTCGGCAAGACGCTGCGCGTCTATCACACCGGCGATGTCGTCACCCTGGACTTCAGCCCGGACCGGGTGAACGTCGAGCTCGGGCCCGACGATCGCATCGTCGCCGTCACGCTGGGCTAG
- a CDS encoding SDR family oxidoreductase, translating into MGERLAGKTALITAAAAGIGRASALLFAAEGATVIATDVSDEGLAGLAAADPRIATRRLNVLDAAEIAAAAAEIGAPDVLFNCAGYVANGTILDCDERDWDFSFDLNVKAMYRMIKAFLPAMIANGGGSIINMASVASSLKGIPNRFAYGASKAAVIGLTKAIAADHVAEGIRCNAVCPGTVDTPSLRQRVADMAAAQGIGVDQALASFVGRQPMGRLGTAEELARLCLYLASDESSYTTGVAHVADGGILM; encoded by the coding sequence ATGGGGGAGAGACTGGCGGGCAAGACGGCCCTGATCACGGCGGCGGCGGCCGGAATCGGCCGTGCATCGGCGCTGCTGTTCGCGGCCGAGGGCGCGACCGTGATCGCCACCGACGTCAGCGACGAGGGCCTGGCCGGCCTGGCCGCAGCCGACCCGCGGATCGCGACCCGCCGGCTGAACGTGCTCGACGCGGCGGAGATCGCCGCCGCGGCGGCCGAGATCGGCGCGCCCGACGTGCTGTTCAACTGCGCCGGCTACGTCGCCAACGGCACCATCCTCGACTGCGACGAGCGCGACTGGGACTTCTCCTTCGACCTCAACGTCAAGGCGATGTACCGGATGATCAAGGCGTTCCTGCCGGCGATGATCGCCAATGGCGGCGGCTCGATCATCAACATGGCCTCCGTCGCCTCGTCGCTGAAGGGCATTCCCAACCGCTTCGCCTACGGCGCCAGCAAGGCGGCCGTGATCGGTCTGACCAAGGCGATCGCCGCCGACCACGTGGCCGAGGGCATCCGCTGCAACGCCGTCTGCCCCGGCACGGTCGACACGCCCTCGTTGCGCCAGCGCGTCGCCGACATGGCCGCGGCGCAGGGGATCGGGGTCGACCAGGCGCTGGCCAGCTTCGTCGGCCGCCAGCCGATGGGGCGGCTCGGCACGGCCGAGGAACTGGCCCGGCTGTGCCTCTATCTCGCGTCGGACGAGTCGAGCTACACCACCGGCGTCGCCCACGTCGCCGACGGCGGGATTCTGATGTAG
- a CDS encoding LysE family translocator, whose protein sequence is MTLYLAFVAAVAVLVAIPGPNVALIVANSVAYGARFGLVTVAGTTLGVAVQLALAVSGMAALMGAMADLLGWLRWLGVAYLVGLGLWTWSRTAGDLAAVQAQPRRPAAIFWQGTALAVVNPKTLLFYGAFLPQFVRPDAEPATELAILGALFLAVVGIGDGLWALAAGWARHALRRYGALRNRITGAVLVGAGVALALARR, encoded by the coding sequence TTGACCCTGTATCTCGCCTTCGTCGCCGCCGTCGCCGTGCTCGTCGCCATTCCCGGCCCCAACGTGGCGCTGATCGTGGCGAACAGCGTGGCCTATGGCGCGCGCTTCGGCCTGGTCACCGTCGCCGGCACGACCCTGGGCGTGGCGGTGCAGCTGGCACTGGCGGTGTCGGGCATGGCCGCGCTGATGGGGGCCATGGCCGATCTGCTCGGCTGGCTGCGCTGGCTCGGCGTCGCCTATCTGGTCGGGCTGGGGCTGTGGACCTGGAGCCGGACCGCCGGCGACCTCGCGGCGGTGCAGGCCCAGCCGCGGCGCCCTGCGGCCATCTTCTGGCAGGGCACGGCGCTGGCCGTGGTCAACCCGAAGACCCTGCTGTTCTACGGCGCCTTCCTGCCCCAGTTCGTGCGCCCCGACGCCGAACCGGCGACGGAGCTGGCCATTCTCGGCGCGCTGTTCCTGGCCGTGGTCGGCATCGGCGACGGCCTGTGGGCGCTCGCCGCCGGCTGGGCCCGCCATGCGCTGCGGCGCTATGGCGCGCTGCGCAACCGCATCACCGGCGCGGTGCTGGTCGGCGCCGGCGTGGCACTGGCCCTGGCCCGGCGCTGA
- a CDS encoding altronate dehydratase family protein has product MNAIGPAPGALTIRLDPADNVVVARADLLPGAEVPAEGVTAAERIPAGHKIATAAIADGAAVRKYNQIIGFAQGDIAPGQHVHVHNCVMHEFARDYAFCQDRRETQYFGEAERATFQGFRRANGKCGTRNYIGILTSVNCSATAAKYIAREVERSGLLADYPNVDGVIALTHQTGCGMADRGDGYEALQRTLWGYARHPNFAGVLMVGLGCEVNQIPFLLEAYGITPGDGFQTMTIQETGGTAKTVAHGVELIKAMLPAANAAHRETCPASELVLALQCGGSDALSGITANPSLGAAADLLVRHGGTAILSETPEIYGAEHLLTRRAINEKVGQKLVERIKWWEDYVERNGGEMNNNPSPGNKAGGLTTILEKSLGAAAKGGTTNLCGVYKYAEPVDTKGFVFMDSPGYDPCSVTGQVASGSNVVCFTTGRGSVFGFKPAPSIKLATNSPMYRRMSDDMDVNAGVVADDGVSVQEVGRQVFDLVLRVASGEQSKSEAQGFGDYEFIPWQIGAVM; this is encoded by the coding sequence ATGAACGCGATCGGACCCGCCCCCGGCGCCCTGACCATCCGGCTCGACCCCGCCGACAACGTGGTGGTCGCCCGTGCCGACCTGCTGCCCGGGGCGGAGGTGCCGGCCGAGGGCGTCACCGCCGCCGAGCGCATCCCCGCCGGCCACAAGATCGCCACCGCGGCGATCGCCGACGGCGCCGCGGTGCGCAAGTACAACCAGATCATCGGCTTCGCCCAGGGCGACATCGCGCCCGGCCAGCACGTGCATGTCCACAATTGCGTGATGCACGAGTTCGCCCGCGACTACGCCTTCTGCCAGGACCGACGCGAGACGCAGTATTTCGGCGAGGCGGAGCGGGCGACGTTCCAGGGCTTCCGCCGCGCCAACGGCAAGTGCGGCACCCGCAACTACATCGGCATCCTGACCAGCGTGAACTGCTCGGCCACCGCGGCGAAGTACATCGCCCGCGAGGTGGAGCGCTCGGGCCTGCTGGCCGACTATCCCAACGTCGACGGGGTGATCGCGCTGACCCACCAGACCGGGTGCGGCATGGCCGACCGCGGCGACGGCTACGAGGCGCTGCAGCGCACGCTGTGGGGCTATGCCCGCCATCCCAACTTCGCCGGCGTGCTGATGGTCGGGCTGGGCTGCGAGGTCAACCAGATCCCGTTCCTGCTGGAGGCCTACGGCATCACGCCGGGCGACGGTTTCCAGACCATGACCATCCAGGAGACCGGCGGCACGGCCAAGACGGTGGCGCATGGCGTCGAGCTGATCAAGGCGATGCTGCCGGCGGCCAATGCGGCGCACCGCGAGACCTGCCCGGCCAGCGAGCTGGTGCTGGCGCTGCAGTGCGGCGGGTCGGACGCGCTGTCCGGCATCACCGCCAACCCCTCGCTGGGCGCGGCGGCCGACCTGCTGGTGCGCCACGGCGGCACCGCGATCCTCAGCGAGACGCCGGAGATCTATGGCGCCGAGCATCTGCTGACCCGGCGCGCGATCAACGAGAAAGTCGGCCAGAAGCTGGTCGAGCGGATCAAGTGGTGGGAGGACTATGTCGAGCGCAACGGCGGCGAGATGAACAACAACCCGTCGCCGGGCAACAAGGCCGGCGGCCTGACCACCATCCTGGAGAAGTCCCTGGGTGCGGCGGCCAAGGGCGGCACCACCAACCTGTGCGGCGTCTACAAATATGCCGAGCCGGTCGACACCAAGGGCTTCGTGTTCATGGACTCGCCGGGCTACGACCCGTGCTCGGTGACCGGCCAGGTCGCCTCCGGCAGCAACGTGGTCTGCTTCACCACCGGCCGCGGTTCGGTGTTCGGCTTCAAGCCGGCCCCGTCGATCAAGCTGGCCACCAACTCGCCGATGTACCGGCGGATGTCGGACGACATGGACGTCAACGCCGGCGTGGTCGCCGACGACGGCGTCAGCGTGCAGGAGGTCGGCCGGCAGGTGTTCGACCTGGTGCTGCGGGTCGCCTCCGGCGAGCAGTCGAAGAGCGAGGCGCAGGGCTTCGGCGACTACGAGTTCATTCCGTGGCAGATCGGCGCGGTGATGTAG